A DNA window from Deltaproteobacteria bacterium contains the following coding sequences:
- a CDS encoding ferrous iron transport protein A: MNLRELREGQTATVARIGGEGPFRRRLLEMGFLRGTQIYVEKYAPLKDPIELVLKGYHVSLRVEEAADIQVENVKGEGT, translated from the coding sequence GTGAACCTTCGTGAGTTGAGGGAAGGACAGACAGCCACCGTGGCCCGGATTGGGGGTGAGGGTCCTTTTCGCAGAAGACTCCTTGAGATGGGGTTTTTGCGCGGCACTCAGATCTACGTTGAGAAATATGCCCCCCTCAAAGATCCCATCGAACTCGTACTCAAAGGCTATCATGTTTCTCTGCGGGTCGAAGAAGCTGCCGACATCCAGGTGGAAAATGTCAAAGGCGAGGGGACGTAA